From a single Rickettsia endosymbiont of Cantharis rufa genomic region:
- a CDS encoding ABC transporter ATP-binding protein, with the protein MGSTHKLPLEVEFGKRPDDYTAIYVIKRLIKDHVKPYANKIYFAIFCMAIAAICTAVIVHAVKPIIDKVFLTHDRKMLIIMPIVLTTTFSIKGISEYYQNYLIKFAGQRVLNDLQMKMYEHLLFADISFIQKQTSGRLISRFTNDISLMRGAVSNLLVGCAKHFLTVVFLIGSMFNLEPVLSCVVFLVFPLAVYPVQKMGRKIRKISSQSQEELGHYTSRLDEAFQSIKIIKSFVGEKIESNRASLIINNILEFYKKTSKLDAMVSPIMEILSGLAVGGMVWYGGNLVLEGKSTPGALFAFLASFAAAYRPFKSLVSLNVNLQEGIAAAKRVFSILDTEPLIKDCEDAKEINLYNPQITFEKLALSFESKIAIKYIDLKLEPHKMIAFVGRSGSGKTSLSNLLVRFYDPIDGRILINNHDIKDIKLTSLRGQISLVTQDTHLFDTSVAENIAYGHGNATKEEIIEAAKYADAHEFIRHLPNGYDTQIGVQGATLSGGQRQRLSIARAFLKDAPILIWDEATSSLDQASEQKILESLKKLRQGKTTLIITHRLSSIIDLDNIIVMKNGEICERGTHIQLLKNKDEYYRLYNKELRENS; encoded by the coding sequence ATCGGATCGACGCACAAATTACCTCTAGAAGTAGAGTTTGGAAAGAGGCCTGATGATTATACAGCTATTTATGTTATAAAAAGGCTGATAAAAGATCATGTTAAACCTTATGCAAATAAAATATATTTTGCAATATTCTGTATGGCTATTGCAGCAATTTGTACTGCTGTTATCGTGCATGCAGTTAAGCCTATTATCGATAAGGTTTTTCTAACGCATGATAGGAAGATGCTTATAATAATGCCGATAGTGCTGACTACTACTTTTTCCATAAAAGGAATTTCGGAATATTATCAGAATTATCTAATAAAATTTGCAGGTCAGAGAGTATTAAACGATTTGCAGATGAAAATGTATGAGCATTTGTTATTTGCCGATATTTCTTTTATCCAAAAACAAACCTCAGGGCGTCTTATATCTCGTTTTACTAACGATATTTCTTTGATGCGTGGTGCTGTTTCTAATTTACTTGTCGGATGTGCTAAACATTTCCTAACGGTAGTATTTTTAATAGGATCAATGTTTAACTTAGAACCGGTATTATCGTGTGTAGTTTTCCTTGTTTTCCCTTTGGCCGTTTATCCGGTACAAAAAATGGGAAGAAAGATACGTAAAATATCATCGCAGTCCCAAGAGGAATTAGGACATTATACTTCTAGGCTTGATGAAGCATTCCAGTCAATTAAGATTATTAAATCTTTTGTCGGCGAAAAAATAGAAAGTAATAGAGCATCCTTGATTATTAATAATATTTTAGAGTTTTATAAGAAAACTTCTAAATTAGATGCGATGGTTTCACCGATTATGGAGATTTTAAGCGGTCTTGCGGTTGGAGGGATGGTATGGTATGGAGGTAATTTAGTGCTTGAGGGGAAAAGTACACCCGGTGCTCTTTTTGCTTTTTTAGCTTCTTTTGCTGCGGCTTATAGACCTTTTAAAAGCTTGGTATCCTTAAATGTCAATTTACAAGAAGGAATTGCGGCAGCTAAAAGAGTATTCAGTATTTTAGATACTGAACCTCTTATTAAAGATTGTGAAGATGCTAAAGAAATAAATTTGTATAATCCACAAATTACTTTTGAGAAGTTAGCTTTAAGTTTTGAGAGTAAAATAGCTATAAAATATATAGATTTAAAGTTAGAACCTCATAAAATGATTGCGTTTGTTGGGCGTTCCGGTAGCGGCAAGACTTCTCTTAGTAATTTATTAGTACGTTTCTATGATCCAATTGATGGAAGAATTTTAATTAATAATCATGATATTAAAGATATTAAGCTTACTTCGCTTAGAGGTCAGATTTCTTTAGTTACGCAAGATACTCATTTATTTGATACAAGTGTTGCAGAAAATATAGCATATGGTCACGGAAACGCTACAAAAGAAGAGATAATAGAAGCGGCAAAATATGCTGATGCTCATGAGTTTATTAGGCATCTACCGAATGGTTACGATACGCAGATAGGAGTGCAGGGGGCGACGCTTTCAGGTGGTCAGCGTCAGCGTTTATCTATTGCTAGAGCTTTCCTAAAAGATGCGCCTATTTTAATTTGGGATGAAGCAACGAGTAGCTTAGACCAAGCTTCCGAACAGAAAATTTTAGAATCTTTAAAGAAATTACGCCAAGGAAAAACCACTTTAATTATTACGCATCGTTTAAGTAGTATTATCGATCTTGATAACATTATCGTTATGAAAAACGGTGAAATTTGTGAGCGGGGTACTCACATTCAATTACTTAAGAATAAGGATGAATATTATAGGTTATATAATAAAGAATTAAGAGAAAACAGTTGA
- a CDS encoding septation protein A: protein MFKLLSEIGPVIAFFGGFFYGGGIQNATLYMLITSVICITLCYFIDKKVSKLSIISSSVLLVSGSITLISGDSMYIKIKPTILYTIFGIIFLMSGIRKNPFIKYALESIVRLKEESWITLSYRTASFFFFMAIVNEIVWRNFSDETWVKFKVFGVIPITFIFILLQIPLLLKNKLPDSKI, encoded by the coding sequence ATGTTTAAACTTTTATCAGAAATTGGTCCAGTAATAGCATTTTTTGGAGGCTTTTTTTATGGCGGTGGCATACAAAATGCCACTCTTTATATGCTTATTACCTCTGTTATTTGTATTACTCTTTGTTATTTTATAGACAAAAAAGTATCAAAGCTTTCTATTATTTCTTCATCTGTTTTATTAGTTTCGGGAAGTATAACTTTAATTAGCGGCGATTCAATGTATATAAAAATCAAGCCGACTATATTATATACTATTTTTGGAATAATTTTTCTTATGAGCGGTATAAGAAAAAATCCTTTTATCAAATATGCTTTAGAGAGTATAGTGCGTCTTAAAGAAGAAAGCTGGATAACTCTAAGCTATAGAACAGCATCCTTTTTCTTTTTTATGGCTATAGTTAATGAAATAGTTTGGCGTAATTTCTCAGATGAAACATGGGTAAAATTTAAAGTATTCGGCGTAATACCTATTACCTTTATATTTATTTTACTTCAAATACCTCTTTTATTAAAGAATAAATTACCGGATAGTAAGATATGA
- the ruvA gene encoding Holliday junction branch migration protein RuvA yields MIGKLSGKIDSQGDDYVIIDVNGVGYLVYAPGKTLGKLAEGEFYKLFIETHVREEHIHLYGFLTLEEKSFFNLLQSVNGIGTRMALSILSRLTPADIQIAINNEDKDMFKAISGVGAKLAERIVLELKGKVAKISSGPAIIKDSLNIKNITPVASNEVIKALVNLGFSRFEAQNTVQGLIIQNPEISIDDLIKTALKNRNSLA; encoded by the coding sequence ATGATCGGTAAATTAAGTGGTAAGATTGATTCCCAAGGTGATGATTACGTTATAATTGACGTAAACGGGGTAGGGTACTTAGTCTATGCCCCGGGTAAGACTTTAGGTAAACTTGCTGAAGGGGAGTTTTACAAACTATTTATCGAAACCCATGTTAGAGAGGAACATATCCATCTTTACGGTTTTTTGACTCTAGAAGAGAAGAGTTTTTTTAATTTACTGCAATCCGTGAACGGTATAGGTACAAGAATGGCTTTGTCTATCTTATCAAGACTTACGCCTGCGGATATCCAAATTGCTATAAATAATGAAGATAAAGATATGTTTAAAGCAATATCAGGAGTAGGAGCTAAACTTGCCGAGCGTATAGTGTTAGAGCTGAAAGGTAAAGTAGCAAAAATATCAAGTGGCCCTGCTATTATTAAAGATAGCTTAAATATCAAAAATATCACCCCCGTCGCAAGTAACGAAGTAATAAAAGCTTTAGTAAATCTAGGCTTTTCTAGGTTTGAAGCCCAAAACACCGTGCAGGGGCTCATTATCCAAAATCCCGAAATTTCTATTGATGATTTAATCAAAACAGCCCTGAAAAATCGAAATTCATTAGCTTAA
- a CDS encoding BON domain-containing protein, translating into MIFIKSLLRILIFTTISFNLSACLPVIFAAATTTGIVASKDQPMSETLNDSRISAGIKADLVKNNFKDLGAKIKVEVSQGRVLLTGNIQKEPDVLKAVEIAWNQKGVKEVINELKINKSSNHFDLAQYTKDSMITTQIKAKNLVKKDIKFANYTILTIDNIVYLFGIARSEEELKKFASIASKIKGVEKVVCYAKIMDNFNTDSDNSEEL; encoded by the coding sequence ATGATTTTTATAAAAAGTCTATTAAGAATTTTAATTTTCACAACTATCTCTTTCAATTTATCTGCCTGTTTACCGGTCATATTTGCCGCAGCAACCACCACTGGTATTGTTGCCTCAAAAGATCAACCAATGTCCGAAACATTAAATGATTCAAGGATTTCTGCCGGCATTAAAGCTGATTTAGTAAAAAATAATTTTAAGGATTTAGGAGCTAAAATAAAGGTCGAAGTATCCCAAGGAAGAGTATTATTAACAGGAAATATTCAAAAAGAACCGGATGTCTTAAAAGCCGTAGAAATTGCTTGGAATCAAAAAGGCGTAAAAGAAGTTATCAATGAGTTAAAAATAAATAAAAGCAGTAATCATTTTGATTTAGCACAATATACTAAAGATAGTATGATAACAACACAAATTAAAGCTAAAAATTTAGTCAAAAAAGATATTAAATTTGCTAATTATACTATTCTAACTATAGATAATATTGTTTATTTATTTGGAATTGCAAGATCAGAAGAAGAGCTAAAAAAATTTGCTTCTATTGCATCAAAAATAAAGGGCGTTGAAAAAGTTGTGTGTTACGCTAAAATAATGGATAACTTTAACACAGATAGTGATAATAGTGAAGAATTATAA
- the ruvB gene encoding Holliday junction branch migration DNA helicase RuvB codes for MTNILSPEKSENDQELPIRPSYLQEFVGQQQIKENLSVFIKAAKSRNEHLDHTLFYGPPGLGKTTLAKIISNEIGGNFKSTSGPAILKAADLAAILTNLEKNDVLFIDEIHRINTAVEEVLYPAMEDFELDIIIGEGPAARSVKITLPQFTLIGATTRLGLLSNPLRDRFGIPVRLNFYNTEELKKVLNRASKLFGIDLTDSGSEEIAKRSRGTPRIALRLLRRIRDFAAVDGKSTVDKKISDFGLNRLEVDAIGLDSNDYRYLKFIADNYNGGPVGIETIAAALSEQRDALEETIEPYLIQIGLLQRTPRGRVITIAAFEHLKMPVPNQPHHQFNIFNENEQ; via the coding sequence ATGACTAATATATTATCGCCCGAAAAAAGTGAAAATGATCAAGAATTGCCGATAAGACCGTCATATTTGCAAGAATTTGTTGGTCAACAGCAGATTAAAGAAAATCTTTCGGTATTTATTAAGGCTGCAAAATCTAGAAATGAGCATCTTGATCATACTTTATTTTATGGTCCGCCTGGGCTTGGTAAGACTACACTTGCTAAGATTATTTCCAACGAAATTGGCGGTAATTTCAAATCTACCTCCGGTCCTGCTATACTTAAGGCAGCCGATCTTGCTGCTATCCTTACCAATCTTGAAAAGAACGACGTATTATTTATCGACGAAATTCACCGCATAAATACTGCGGTTGAAGAGGTTTTATATCCTGCTATGGAAGATTTTGAGCTTGATATAATTATCGGTGAAGGACCTGCCGCAAGATCGGTGAAAATAACCTTGCCGCAATTTACGTTAATCGGTGCTACCACACGACTTGGTTTGCTTAGCAATCCTTTGCGTGATAGGTTCGGCATCCCTGTGCGTTTAAATTTTTATAATACGGAAGAACTTAAGAAAGTTCTAAATAGAGCAAGTAAACTATTCGGTATTGATTTGACCGATTCGGGTTCTGAAGAAATAGCTAAAAGAAGTAGAGGAACACCGAGAATTGCCTTAAGGTTACTGCGTCGTATAAGAGATTTTGCGGCAGTTGACGGTAAATCAACAGTAGATAAAAAAATCTCCGATTTTGGTTTAAATCGTTTGGAAGTTGATGCGATTGGGCTTGATAGCAATGATTATCGTTATCTAAAATTCATAGCGGATAATTATAACGGTGGTCCGGTTGGTATTGAAACGATCGCTGCTGCCTTGTCTGAACAGCGTGATGCACTTGAAGAAACTATAGAGCCGTACCTAATACAGATAGGTTTACTACAAAGAACCCCTAGAGGTAGGGTAATCACTATTGCTGCTTTTGAGCATTTGAAAATGCCAGTGCCAAATCAACCACATCATCAATTTAATATTTTTAACGAGAATGAGCAATAA
- a CDS encoding D-alanyl-D-alanine carboxypeptidase family protein encodes MFKKFLLPYIFVITFFFAPISEAKKAVKNSPKPPVQTSLVIDSKGNVLHTHNSQIRIYPASLTKLMTLYLMFESIEAGKLPLNKKLLVSQKAAKMPPCKLGLRAGEAITVREAINGLIIKSANDVAVTVAEGMKGSEKTFSHLMNVKAKQLGMKNTYFKNASGWHDPLQQTTARDMAKLAMALKRDYPKYYPLFSKTSFIFRGNIVNGHNRITKNYQGAEGMKTGFHTPAGYNLVTTASRNGKSLIAVVTGGKSAASRDQKMIGLLDQHFGVKPIVAKSSIRLASNNKSTTKTKSKIIKKKNIRS; translated from the coding sequence ATGTTTAAAAAATTCTTATTACCTTATATTTTTGTCATAACGTTTTTCTTTGCTCCAATAAGCGAAGCAAAGAAAGCTGTAAAAAATTCTCCTAAACCTCCTGTTCAAACTAGCTTAGTAATTGATTCGAAAGGTAATGTTTTACATACTCATAATTCACAAATTCGGATTTACCCTGCTTCTTTAACAAAATTGATGACGTTATATTTAATGTTTGAGTCAATTGAAGCGGGTAAGTTACCTTTGAATAAAAAATTACTTGTTTCACAGAAAGCAGCAAAAATGCCGCCTTGTAAACTTGGTTTAAGAGCGGGGGAAGCTATAACTGTTCGAGAGGCAATTAATGGATTAATCATAAAATCCGCTAATGATGTTGCTGTAACGGTTGCTGAGGGGATGAAAGGTTCTGAGAAAACTTTTTCTCATTTAATGAATGTTAAAGCTAAACAGCTCGGTATGAAAAATACCTATTTCAAAAATGCTTCAGGTTGGCATGATCCATTGCAACAAACTACCGCAAGAGATATGGCTAAACTTGCTATGGCCCTGAAGAGAGATTATCCAAAATATTACCCGTTATTTTCTAAAACCAGCTTTATATTTCGTGGAAATATAGTAAATGGACACAATAGAATTACTAAAAATTATCAAGGTGCGGAAGGCATGAAAACAGGCTTTCATACCCCAGCAGGTTATAATCTAGTAACTACTGCTTCTAGGAACGGTAAATCACTGATTGCCGTTGTTACAGGCGGCAAAAGTGCCGCATCTCGTGATCAAAAAATGATTGGATTGTTGGATCAGCATTTTGGCGTTAAGCCTATAGTCGCTAAATCTTCAATCAGACTTGCCTCTAACAATAAATCTACTACAAAAACTAAATCAAAAATAATAAAGAAAAAGAATATACGTAGCTGA
- a CDS encoding helix-turn-helix transcriptional regulator, whose amino-acid sequence MNKINPKHLDSNFDDFLDKIGILEEVAVIAHKRILAEQIMEQKHITKSEMAEKIETSRSAVDRFLNPNNPNVTLDTLDRAAIALGMKLNISLS is encoded by the coding sequence ATGAATAAAATTAATCCAAAACATTTAGATTCTAATTTTGATGATTTTCTTGATAAAATTGGAATATTAGAAGAAGTGGCAGTAATAGCTCATAAGCGTATTCTTGCAGAGCAAATTATGGAGCAAAAACATATAACAAAGTCAGAAATGGCAGAAAAAATTGAAACTAGTAGATCAGCTGTAGATAGATTTTTAAACCCTAATAATCCTAATGTTACCCTTGATACTTTAGACCGCGCTGCTATAGCTCTAGGAATGAAATTAAATATTTCTTTAAGCTAA
- a CDS encoding FTR1 family protein, which produces MFKIALVVFRECLEISLLLGVILAVTKQIEKSRLYIIAGVMLGVVFASIFAFFTRKLSLSFGGIGDELFDSGIMILITILISWTIIWMQGYGIKVKQHINDLSVKIHEGNASYFMLVFLVATTILREGAEIIILVYSISSVETISSSIYLQGVIIGATSGFLLGLVIYFGLIKIANQKYIFKISSVLLMLIAGGFAASATGILTSSGLVMFLSDQLWDSSWLVADRSMIGKILHIVTGYIARPNGLQVLAYFTTILLINIFIQIKLRYSRTVQKNESN; this is translated from the coding sequence ATGTTTAAAATTGCTTTGGTAGTGTTTCGTGAATGTTTAGAGATATCCTTATTACTTGGTGTAATACTAGCCGTAACAAAACAAATAGAAAAATCTCGTCTCTATATTATTGCCGGAGTAATGCTTGGGGTAGTATTTGCCTCAATTTTTGCATTTTTTACGCGTAAATTATCTTTATCTTTTGGTGGAATAGGAGACGAGTTATTCGATTCCGGAATTATGATACTAATAACAATTCTGATTAGCTGGACAATAATATGGATGCAGGGTTACGGTATAAAAGTAAAGCAACATATAAACGACTTATCCGTAAAAATTCATGAAGGTAATGCCAGTTATTTCATGTTGGTTTTTTTAGTTGCCACTACTATACTACGAGAAGGTGCAGAAATCATTATTTTAGTATATAGTATATCTTCAGTTGAAACAATATCAAGCAGTATTTACTTGCAAGGAGTAATAATAGGTGCTACAAGTGGTTTTTTACTTGGTTTAGTAATATATTTCGGTTTAATTAAGATTGCTAATCAAAAATATATTTTTAAAATCTCTTCTGTATTATTAATGCTGATAGCGGGAGGGTTTGCAGCAAGTGCGACAGGTATTCTAACTTCTTCCGGTCTAGTTATGTTTTTATCCGATCAACTTTGGGATAGTTCATGGTTAGTAGCAGATAGAAGTATGATTGGCAAAATCTTACATATTGTTACCGGTTATATTGCAAGACCTAACGGACTGCAAGTACTTGCCTATTTTACTACTATATTACTAATAAATATTTTTATACAAATAAAATTAAGATATTCTAGAACAGTACAAAAAAACGAATCAAATTAA
- a CDS encoding Holliday junction ATP-dependent DNA helicase RuvA translates to MKNFIKYLLLTFLYIAITVIVAYMILAQTIPNDGQCHMMDRPPVIHYILAAIITALPMLVLIYSRKKK, encoded by the coding sequence ATGAAAAATTTTATAAAATATTTGCTCCTTACTTTTTTATATATAGCGATAACGGTAATAGTTGCTTATATGATTTTGGCTCAAACGATTCCTAATGACGGGCAATGTCATATGATGGATAGACCGCCCGTTATTCATTATATTTTAGCTGCAATTATTACTGCTTTACCGATGTTAGTTTTAATATATAGTAGAAAGAAAAAATAA
- a CDS encoding AmpG family muropeptide MFS transporter, with translation MLITKIFKDYRLFEIFILGIVSGMPLVIIFSTLSVWLKESGIDIAVITTFAVARLSYSLKVFWSPLVDNFKIPFLSRWGHRKSWLILCSSLMVLVLIAISKTDPKVSLASLYFLTIALGFLSSTFDIAVDALRIDKFDQETQSIASAAAVFGYRIGMLITGAGALYLAEITGNDWQLTFFVIAIIFAVATIFIITVNEKELVREKINITSISSWISTVINPFKDFFKREFAVTILLAVIFFKLGDAMLGAVASPFYIELGYTKGEIATIAKLYGLIATLVGGFAGGIVMHRMGNFKGLIITGIAQSLTHFAFIWLNHQPPSLEALLIAITIENFACAMGAVALVGYIGNLCNKKYSATQYALLSSASSLCNNTVTIYAGKLVNMMGWDGFFIFTIILALPALFILMYLNKKVKV, from the coding sequence ATGCTCATTACCAAGATTTTTAAAGACTATCGATTATTTGAAATATTTATTTTAGGAATAGTTAGCGGTATGCCGCTGGTTATAATTTTCTCTACTCTTTCTGTATGGTTAAAAGAATCCGGGATAGATATCGCTGTTATTACTACTTTTGCGGTTGCAAGGTTATCATATTCGTTAAAAGTATTTTGGTCACCTCTAGTCGATAATTTTAAAATACCTTTTTTAAGTAGATGGGGACATCGAAAAAGCTGGCTAATATTATGTAGCTCTTTAATGGTTCTAGTGTTAATTGCTATAAGCAAGACAGATCCTAAGGTTTCCTTAGCTTCTTTATATTTTTTGACTATAGCATTAGGTTTTTTATCTAGTACTTTTGATATTGCCGTTGATGCGTTGCGTATAGATAAGTTTGATCAGGAAACACAAAGCATAGCTAGTGCAGCTGCCGTATTCGGTTACCGAATCGGTATGCTAATTACTGGTGCAGGTGCTTTATATCTTGCAGAAATAACAGGTAATGATTGGCAGCTAACTTTCTTTGTTATAGCTATAATATTTGCTGTTGCAACGATATTTATAATAACCGTAAACGAAAAAGAATTAGTAAGAGAAAAAATTAATATTACTTCTATTTCTTCATGGATTTCTACAGTAATTAATCCGTTCAAAGATTTTTTCAAAAGAGAGTTTGCCGTAACTATTTTACTCGCGGTAATATTTTTTAAATTAGGCGATGCTATGCTTGGAGCGGTTGCTTCACCGTTTTATATAGAGCTTGGCTATACAAAAGGCGAAATAGCAACAATAGCTAAACTTTATGGATTAATTGCGACCTTAGTCGGTGGTTTTGCCGGTGGTATTGTAATGCATAGGATGGGAAACTTTAAAGGTTTGATTATTACCGGTATTGCCCAAAGTCTAACACATTTTGCTTTTATTTGGCTTAATCACCAACCTCCTTCTCTTGAAGCTTTGTTAATTGCTATTACTATAGAGAATTTTGCCTGTGCTATGGGTGCTGTTGCTTTAGTCGGATATATCGGTAATTTATGTAATAAGAAATATTCCGCAACGCAGTATGCTTTACTTAGTAGTGCTAGTAGTTTATGTAACAATACTGTCACTATTTATGCCGGAAAACTTGTAAATATGATGGGTTGGGACGGTTTTTTCATCTTTACTATAATTTTAGCCTTGCCTGCCTTGTTTATATTAATGTATCTTAATAAAAAGGTTAAAGTATAG
- a CDS encoding cupredoxin domain-containing protein, which produces MEIIQKNKNIIIVVGLIFLAVIIYISTSKIPGNKTNDNILEVKIAIKDHKFVPNIVEVPKSTKIKLIVHNEDDTVEEFESHDLHREKIVMPHESINIILAPLAPGKYEIFGDFHQDTAQGLIIVND; this is translated from the coding sequence ATGGAAATCATTCAAAAAAATAAAAATATTATTATAGTAGTAGGTTTAATATTTTTAGCAGTAATTATTTATATCTCTACAAGTAAGATTCCAGGTAATAAAACAAATGATAATATATTAGAAGTGAAGATAGCTATAAAAGATCATAAATTTGTTCCAAATATAGTTGAAGTACCAAAATCTACTAAGATAAAGTTAATTGTTCATAATGAAGATGATACGGTAGAAGAGTTTGAAAGCCATGATTTACATCGTGAAAAAATAGTTATGCCACATGAATCAATAAATATTATACTTGCACCACTCGCTCCTGGGAAGTATGAAATTTTTGGGGATTTTCATCAAGATACAGCTCAGGGTCTTATAATTGTTAATGATTAG